The Pirellulimonas nuda genome includes a region encoding these proteins:
- the epmB gene encoding EF-P beta-lysylation protein EpmB: protein MDSVAAPPPVVRPKGPAASPWKQALREAIRDPAELCRLLGLPPDLGDRAAAAGFGLLVPRGYAARMRHGDPADPLLRQVLPVGEETLEAPGFGVDPVGDLASQGAPGLLHKYRGRALLVTTGACAVHCRYCFRRHFPYEESPKGLADWAPAVDYLAADDSIHEVILSGGDPLSLVDETLARLADQLAAIPHLRRLRIHTRWPIVLPERVTDALVGWLTGTRLAPVVVVHANHAQELDATVAAALGRLARAGVPLLNQAVLLRGVNDSVVAQAELSERLIEVGVTPYYLHQLDRVAGAAHFAVPIEQGRAMVEELRARLPGYLVPRYVEERPGNRSKTPLDSLP from the coding sequence GTGGATAGTGTAGCCGCCCCCCCGCCGGTTGTCCGCCCCAAAGGGCCGGCGGCCTCTCCCTGGAAGCAGGCGCTGAGGGAAGCGATCCGCGATCCGGCCGAGCTGTGCCGGCTGTTGGGGCTGCCCCCGGACCTGGGCGATCGGGCCGCGGCCGCCGGTTTTGGGCTGCTGGTGCCGCGGGGGTACGCGGCCCGGATGCGGCACGGCGACCCGGCCGATCCGCTGCTGCGGCAGGTGCTTCCCGTGGGGGAAGAAACGCTCGAGGCCCCCGGTTTTGGCGTCGATCCCGTCGGCGACCTGGCCTCCCAGGGGGCCCCCGGCCTGCTGCACAAATACCGCGGCCGGGCGCTGCTGGTGACCACCGGCGCCTGCGCGGTGCACTGCCGGTACTGTTTCCGCCGCCATTTTCCGTACGAAGAATCGCCGAAAGGGCTCGCCGATTGGGCGCCGGCCGTCGACTACCTGGCCGCGGACGATTCGATCCACGAGGTGATCCTCAGCGGCGGCGACCCCCTCTCGCTGGTGGACGAAACGCTCGCCCGGCTGGCCGACCAATTGGCGGCCATCCCCCACCTACGCCGGCTGCGCATCCACACCCGCTGGCCGATCGTGCTCCCAGAACGCGTCACCGACGCCCTGGTAGGCTGGCTCACCGGCACGCGGCTGGCGCCGGTGGTGGTGGTCCACGCGAACCACGCCCAAGAGCTAGACGCCACCGTCGCCGCGGCGCTCGGCCGGCTGGCCCGCGCCGGCGTGCCGCTGCTCAACCAAGCGGTGCTGCTGCGGGGCGTGAACGACAGCGTCGTGGCCCAAGCCGAGCTGAGCGAGCGGCTGATCGAGGTCGGCGTCACGCCCTATTATTTGCATCAGCTCGACCGGGTCGCAGGAGCGGCCCACTTCGCCGTGCCGATTGAACAGGGCCGGGCGATGGTCGAGGAGCTACGAGCCCGGCTGCCGGGCTACCTCGTGCCTAGGTACGTCGAGGAGCGCCCAGGCAATCGTTCCAAGACACCCCTCGACTCACTCCCGTAG
- the efp gene encoding elongation factor P, which produces MATYGTSDFRKGLKIQIDGTPFLMVEMNFRKPGKGAALYECKMKNLIRGTIVDRTYRAGQSLEAADVMEFTAQYLYKVADAFVFMNNQDYEQYELTPDQMGDAWKYVKEGMECQVMTFDNNPIAVTPPNHVVLQVQYAEPAPKGNTATGVSKPVTLETGAEILAPAFINTGDWLRVDTRTGDYIERTTAPEEKS; this is translated from the coding sequence GTGGCAACCTACGGCACCAGCGACTTCCGCAAGGGTCTGAAGATCCAGATCGACGGCACCCCCTTCTTGATGGTGGAGATGAACTTCCGCAAGCCGGGCAAGGGGGCGGCGTTGTACGAGTGCAAGATGAAGAACCTTATCCGCGGCACGATCGTCGACCGCACCTACCGTGCCGGTCAGTCGCTCGAGGCGGCCGACGTGATGGAGTTCACCGCGCAGTACCTGTACAAGGTGGCCGACGCGTTCGTGTTCATGAACAACCAGGACTACGAGCAGTACGAGCTGACCCCCGACCAGATGGGGGACGCCTGGAAGTACGTCAAGGAAGGGATGGAGTGCCAGGTGATGACGTTTGACAACAACCCCATCGCCGTGACCCCCCCCAACCACGTGGTGCTGCAGGTGCAGTACGCCGAGCCGGCGCCCAAGGGGAACACCGCCACCGGCGTCTCCAAGCCGGTCACCCTAGAGACGGGCGCCGAGATCCTGGCCCCGGCGTTTATCAACACGGGCGACTGGTTGCGGGTGGACACGCGTACGGGTGATTACATCGAGCGGACCACCGCGCCGGAAGAGAAGTCGTAG